The following coding sequences are from one Triticum aestivum cultivar Chinese Spring chromosome 5A, IWGSC CS RefSeq v2.1, whole genome shotgun sequence window:
- the LOC123102061 gene encoding N-carbamoylputrescine amidase, with product MAGAGRKVAVAAVQFACTDTVADNVAAAERLIREAHKKGANIVLIQELFEGHYFCQAQRMDFFGRAKPYKENPTIMRMQKLAKELDVVIPVSFFEEAGNAHYNSVAIIDADGTDLGLYRKSHIPDGPGYQEKFYFNPGDTGFKAFKTKYATIGVGICWDQWFPETARAMVLQGAEILFYPTAIGSEPQDMNLDSREHWKRVMQGHAGANLVPLVASNRIGKETVETEHGNSTIKFYGNSFIAGPTGEIVKLANDKDEEVLVAEFDLDEIKSTRHGWGIFRDRRPDLYKVLLTLDGKTSSS from the exons GTTGATTAGAGAAGCTCATAAGAAAGGCGCAAACATTGTCCTCATTCAG GAGCTATTTGAGGGGCACTATTTCTGTCAAGCTCAAAGGATGGATTTCTTTGGGCGTGCCAAGCCTTATAAAGAGAACCCGACTATAATGAG AATGCAAAAACTTGCAAAGGAGTTGGATGTTGTAATACCTGTAAGTTTCTTTGAAGAAGCGGGCAATGCTCATTACAATTCCGTGGCCATTATTGATGCTGATGGCACCGATCTTGGCCTATACCGCAAATCACACATTCCAGATGGACCAG GTTATCAAGAGAAATTTTATTTCAACCCGGGTGACACTGGATTCAAG GCTTTCAAAACCAAGTATGCAACAATTGGTGTTG GAATTTGCTGGGATCAGTGGTTTCCAGAGACCGCAAGGGCTATGGTGCTACAGGGGGCGGAAATATTGTTCTATCCCACTGCTATTGGTTCTGAACCCCAGGATATGAACCTGGATTCCCGTGAACACTGGAAGCGTGTCATGCAAGGCCACGCCGGCGCTAACTTG GTTCCTCTTGTTGCTTCTAACCGGATAGGTAAGGAAACTGTTGAGACTGAGCATGGCAACAGCACCATAAAGTTCTATGGGAACTCATTCATCGCAG GGCCAACTGGAGAAATCGTGAAGCTTGCAAATGACAAAGACGAGGAGGTGCTCGTCGCGGAGTTTGACTTGGACGAGATCAAATCTACGAGGCACGGCTGGGGTATATTCAGGGACAGGCGTCCTGATCTATACAAAGTGCTACTGACGTTGGATGGCAAGACATCATCATCCTAG
- the LOC123102062 gene encoding protein FAF-like, chloroplastic, protein MAATACAHGYDGGLVPPAPAQAMGPFDDGGHHRPVIHDHYPIIHGLVMPPPPPPPPPPPPSFHLHSGHASSKAAASRHPGLCTEGLGSESSESSGDLDLGDIVADDDIQDCKQGDQELGALMPARKRVFPPPISVIGAAGKPWQYLRAQRGGGRLVLREVRIPSRELLHACREDGRLKLHFAHPEPEPEPEPEEENNTI, encoded by the coding sequence ATGGCCGCGACGGCATGCGCCCACGGCTACGACGGCggcctggtgccgccggcgccggcgcaggcgATGGGCCCGTTCGACGACGGTGGCCACCACCGTCCCGTCATCCACGACCACTATCCCATCATCCACGGCCTCGTcatgcctccacctcctcctccgccaccgccgccgcctccttctttCCATCTCCATTCGGGCCACGCCAGCTCCAAGGCGGCAGCGTCTCGCCACCCCGGCCTCTGCACCGAGGGCCTCGGCTCGGAGAGCTCCGAGAGCTCGGGCGACCTCGACCTCGGCGACATCGTGGCCGACGACGACATTCAAGACTGCAAGCAGGGCGACCAGGAGCTAGGGGCGCTGATGCCGGCGAGGAAAAGGGTGTTCCCGCCGCCGATATCGGTGATCGGCGCGGCCGGGAAGCCGTGGCAGTACCTGAGGGCGCAGCGCGGGGGCGGCCGGCTggtgctgcgggaggtgaggataCCGTCGCGGGAGCTGCTCCACGCCTGCCGGGAGGACGGCCGCCTCAAGCTCCACTTTGCAcacccggagccggagccggagccggagccagaGGAAGAAAACAACACCATCTAG
- the LOC123102060 gene encoding putative disease resistance protein RGA3, with protein MAEALLLPAVRITAGKAADALVQGVAGMWGVDADRRKLERQLLAVQCKLADAELKSGVNPAVRRWIKDLRTAAYQADDVLDDFHHEALRREARIGESAARKVLGYFTLPHNPLLFRLAMSWRLNSVLKKIDLLVAEMNSFGLENHAEAPHAVLCRQTHSAIDDPAQIFGRDLDKEAVVNLLLGQQDHQKVQVLPVFGMGGLGKTTLAKMVYNDPKVQQHFQLLMWHCASDSFETAALVKSIIELATRGRCDIPDTVELLRGRLQEVIGWKRFLLVLDDVWNEEQRKWEDSLKSALCSVGGSGSVIIVTTRSPRAASIMGTLQTHELAHLSEQHSWELFSKKAFKGNVREQAELMSIGKRIVSKCKGHPLALSAMGGLMCSKGRAWEWEAIAESNIGDSVAGKQEIISILKLSYQHLSSEMKQCFAFCAVFSKNSEMEKSMLIQLWMANGFIQEEGMMDLEQKGEFVFNELVWRSFLQDVEVKPFDGPASRHGLVGCGMHDLMHDLAKHVTGECATMQELIQKKAYVEDVFHMKISSDELEQSNGLLKNKESLRTLLAPSSSHKDLSKLRLTSLRALCCRGLHIRQPIKTKHLRYLDLSHSEIVTLPDSVCMLYNLQSLRLNHCHKLRYLPEGIRSMKKLHHLYLFECDKLERMPPKISQLSNLHTLTSFVVGTGDGCGIDQLKDLKYLSHRLELYNLIKIESVVDAKEAKLYQKKNLTELSLCWGRRKYHGPQDDVGNMEQVLEALAPHSEIKVLEIHGYGGTKFSSWMMHSQMCQCLRKLIIFNCPKCKHLPSAPLLVSLEYLSLGYMDSLTMICKETDVEVEGCNASRQIFPKLKRMFLENLPELERWTENSTAGEPPHSLVMFPLLEELSMYACPKVASVPSSPVIEKLRIMECYSLPISSIAHLTTLSELEFGGELIRSASMPLGSWLSLVKLSVSSLGDMMLPPGDQQSHRPLETLRSMWLSGPNCFETTSTLSKSHLLRLWECFAFVEELCISGCDELVHWPTEELRNLARLRFLRISFCVKLKGKGSPSDEILPPPQLEMLSIHNCSSLRYIPEVAASLDELVIGECTCLIALPSNLSKLRVLRIQGCSGLKTLPDGLTSLEQLTIERCTGIEKFPQDLLQRLPALKSLKIVGCPNLQRHCRQGGEYFHLISSIPHKDIPAAETESGRMNQTFLKRLMPSC; from the coding sequence ATGGCGGAAGCTCTGCTTCTGCCGGCGGTACGCATCACGGCCGGCAAGGCGGCCGACGCGCTCGTCCAGGGCGTGGCCGGCATGTGGGGCGTCGACGCCGACCGCCGCAAGCTGGAGCGCCAGCTGCTGGCCGTCCAGTGCAAGCTGGCCGACGCGGAGCTCAAGAGCGGGGTCAACCCGGCCGTCCGGCGGTGGATCAAGGACCTGCGGACCGCCGCCTACCAGGCCGACGACGTCCTCGACGACTTCCACCACGAGGCGCTGCGCCGCGAAGCCCGGATCGGCGAGTCGGCCGCCCGCAAGGTGCTCGGCTATTTCACGCTGCCGCACAACCCGCTTCTGTTCCGTCTCGCAATGAGCTGGAGGCTGAACAGTGTCCTCAAAAAGATCGATCTGCTTGTCGCGGAGATGAACAGTTTCGGCCTGGAGAACCATGCCGAGGCGCCGCATGCTGTTCTTTGCCGGCAGACGCACTCGGCGATCGACGACCCTGCGCAGATCTTCGGCAGAGATCTCGACAAGGAGGCGGTGGTGAACCTGTTGCTCGGCCAGCAAGATCATCAGAAAGTGCAGGTCCTGCCCGTCTTTGGGATGGGTGGTCTGGGCAAGACCACGCTTGCCAAGATGGTGTACAACGACCCCAAGGTCCAGCAACATTTTCAGTTACTCATGTGGCACTGTGCGTCGGACAGCTTCGAGACCGCCGCCCTTGTGAAGTCCATCATCGAGTTGGCTACGAGAGGGAGATGCGACATTCCAGACACAGTCGAGCTGCTGCGAGGGAGGCTTCAGGAGGTCATTGGCTGGAAAAGGTTTCTGCTTGTTCTTGACGATGTCTGGAATGAAGAACAGCGAAAGTGGGAGGATAGCCTGAAATCAGCGTTGTGTTCCGTCGGCGGTTCCGGAAGCGTTATAATCGTCACGACTCGGAGCCCACGAGCAGCGTCTATAATGGGCACGCTTCAAACCCATGAGCTGGCACATCTGAGTGAACAACACTCATGGGAATTGTTCTCAAAGAAAGCATTTAAGGGAAATGTGCGAGAGCAGGCAGAGTTGATGTCGATCGGCAAGCGTATCGTCAGCAAATGCAAGGGGCACCCTCTTGCTCTGAGTGCAATGGGGGGTTTGATGTGTTCAAAAGGACGGGCCTGGGAATGGGAGGCCATTGCAGAAAGCAATATTGGGGATAGTGTTGCAGGCAAACAAGAAATCATATCCATACTCAAATTGAGCTACCAACACTTATCCTCTGAAATGAAGCAATGCTTTGCCTTCTGCGCCGTCTTCTCCAAGAACAGTGAGATGGAAAAAAGCATGTTGATCCAACTATGGATGGCCAATGGGTTTATTCAAGAAGAGGGAATGATGGATTTGGAGCAGAAAGGCGAATTTGTTTTCAACGAGTTGGTTTGGAGATCCTTCCTTCAGGATGTGGAAGTGAAACCATTTGATGGCCCAGCTTCAAGGCATGGTTTGGTTGGATGTGGGATGCATGATTTAATGCATGACCTAGCAAAACATGTTACGGGTGAATGCGCAACTATGCAAGAGTTGATTCAGAAGAAAGCATATGTAGAAGATGTCTTTCACATGAAAATATCATCGGATGAATTGGAACAAAGCAACGGATTACTGAAAAATAAGGAATCTCTCCGAACTCTGTTAGCACCGTCATCATCACATAAGGATCTCAGCAAGTTAAGGCTGACGTCGTTAAGAGCATTATGTTGTCGTGGCCTTCATATCCGTCAACCCATAAAGACAAAGCATTTGCGATATCTTGACCTGTCTCACTCTGAAATTGTTACATTGCCAGATTCGGTATGCATGTTGTACAACTTACAGTCGCTGAGGCTCAATCATTGCCACAAGCTCCGATATTTACCTGAAGGCATCAGAAGCATGAAAAAACTTCACCATCTCTATCTTTTTGAGTGTGATAAACTGGAGCGGATGCCCCCAAAGATTAGTCAACTAAGCAACCTGCACACCCTAACATCGTTTGTTGTGGGCACTGGAGATGGTTgtggaattgatcaactcaaagatctAAAATACCTTAGCCACCGGTTGGAACTATACAATTTGATAAAAATAGAGAGTGTGGTGGATGCAAAAGAAGCCAAACTCtatcagaaaaaaaatctaactgaACTGTCGCTATGCTGGGGTCGTCGAAAATATCACGGGCCTCAAGATGATGTTGGTAACATGGAACAAGTATTGGAGGCTCTTGCACCTCATAGTGAGATCAAAGTATTGGAGATACATGGTTATGGTGGCACTAAATTCTCATCATGGATGATGCACTCTCAGATGTGCCAGTGCCTAAGAAAACTCATAATCTTCAACTGCCCAAAATGCAAACATCTCCCATCCGCACCGCTGTTGGTCTCCCTCGAGTATTTGTCCTTAGGTTACATGGATAGCCTGACCATGATATGCAAGGAGACTGATGTGGAGGTTGAAGGATGCAATGCATCTCGTCAGATCTTCCCAAAGCTAAAAAGAATGTTCTTAGAAAACTTACCAGAGTTGGAGAGATGGACAGAAAACAGTACTGCAGGGGAACCTCCTCATAGCTTGGTGATGTTTCCTCTGCTTGAAGAGCTAAGTATGTATGCCTGTCCGAAGGTTGCAAGTGTTCCGAGCAGCCCAGTTATAGAGAAGCTGCGGATAATGGAATGTTACAGCCTTCCAATCAGCTCAATCGCTCATCTGACAACGCTCTCTGAGCTTGAGTTTGGTGGAGAATTAATTCGTTCTGCAAGCATGCCTTTGGGCTCTTGGCTATCCCTCGTGAAATTAAGTGTTAGCTCACTGGGTGATATGATGCTGCCTCCAGGGGACCAGCAAAGCCATAGGCCCTTGGAAACCCTTCGGAGTATGTGGCTATCCGGTCCCAATTGCTTTGAAACGACATCCACTTTGTCAAAATCGCACCTGCTGAGGCTCTGGGAGTGCTTTGCCTTTGTTGAAGAATTGTGCATTTCTGGGTGCGACGAACTTGTCCACTGGCCGACGGAGGAGCTCCGGAACCTGGCTCGTCTCCGTTTTCTGCGCATTAGCTTCTGTGTTAAGCTCAAGGGGAAGGGCTCGCCGTCTGATGAAATCCTTCCGCCGCCCCAGCTGGAGATGTTAAGCATTCACAACTGTAGCAGCTTACGGTATATTCCCGAGGTGGCTGCATCCCTTGATGAATTAGTGATAGGAGAATGCACGTGTTTGATCGCGCTGCCTTCAAATCTATCCAAGCTGAGGGTGCTCCGGATTCAGGGCTGCAGTGGCTTGAAAACTTTGCCAGATGGCCTCACCTCTCTTGAGCAGCTGACAATCGAGAGGTGTACAGGGATAGAAAAATTCCCGCAGGACCTCCTCCAACGGCTCCCAGCACTCAAGTCCTTGAAGATAGTTGGTTGCCCCAACTTGCAAAGACATTGCAGACAAGGTGGGGAGTATTTCCACTTGATTTCCTCTATTCCACATAAGGACATTCCAGCAGCAGAAACTGAGTCTGGCAGGATGAACCAGACGTTTTTAAAGAGGTTAATGCCCTCCTGCTGA